The following coding sequences lie in one Arabidopsis thaliana chromosome 3, partial sequence genomic window:
- a CDS encoding uncharacterized protein (unknown protein; Has 30201 Blast hits to 17322 proteins in 780 species: Archae - 12; Bacteria - 1396; Metazoa - 17338; Fungi - 3422; Plants - 5037; Viruses - 0; Other Eukaryotes - 2996 (source: NCBI BLink).) — protein MMEDDDDFSAAATTVVFDRPIPLLRGPVPSGGSYVLAFRSLDSWSAAFKRCETLIKDQCEEGAKIGCAVSASNNCKPPWWRGSGGDMREREKCEEREFEGCVAAAKGKCAAFAKDKCSGAFLDARIAKDKEVEGLVWLASMPEESRWRDLMGLGGSLRLHTNNCCCTARDLLLKP, from the coding sequence atgATGGAAGATGACGATGATTTCTCGGCGGCTGCGACTACCGTTGTGTTCGACCGTCCGATTCCGCTGCTCCGGGGACCTGTACCCTCCGGTGGTTCTTATGTTCTAGCTTTCCGATCACTGGATTCATGGTCAGCCGCTTTCAAGCGTTGCGAAACCCTAATCAAGGACCAGTGCGAGGAAGGTGCTAAAATTGGGTGCGCCGTCTCCGCCTCCAACAACTGTAAGCCGCCGTGGTGGCGGGGATCTGGTGGTGACATGAGGGAACGAGAGAAGTGCGAAGAGCGGGAATTCGAGGGCTGTGTGGCTGCCGCCAAGGGCAAGTGCGCTGCTTTCGCCAAAGACAAGTGCTCTGGTGCCTTTTTAGATGCGCGAATCGCCAAGGACAAGGAGGTTGAGGGATTGGTGTGGCTAGCTTCAATGCCGGAGGAAAGCAGGTGGAGGGATCTCATGGGGCTTGGTGGTTCACTGCGTCTGCACACCAACAACTGCTGCTGCACAGCCAgggatcttcttcttaaacCATAG
- a CDS encoding Cyclophilin-like peptidyl-prolyl cis-trans isomerase family protein (Cyclophilin-like peptidyl-prolyl cis-trans isomerase family protein; FUNCTIONS IN: peptidyl-prolyl cis-trans isomerase activity; INVOLVED IN: protein folding, RNA splicing; LOCATED IN: cellular_component unknown; EXPRESSED IN: 24 plant structures; EXPRESSED DURING: 13 growth stages; CONTAINS InterPro DOMAIN/s: Cyclophilin-like (InterPro:IPR015891), Peptidyl-prolyl cis-trans isomerase, cyclophilin-type (InterPro:IPR002130), Peptidyl-prolyl cis-trans isomerase, cyclophilin-type, conserved site (InterPro:IPR020892); BEST Arabidopsis thaliana protein match is: Cyclophilin-like peptidyl-prolyl cis-trans isomerase family protein (TAIR:AT2G21130.1); Has 48708 Blast hits to 30392 proteins in 2888 species: Archae - 119; Bacteria - 11731; Metazoa - 17613; Fungi - 3792; Plants - 2731; Viruses - 247; Other Eukaryotes - 12475 (source: NCBI BLink).), which translates to MTKKKNPNVFLDVSIGGDPVQRIVIELFADVVPKTAENFRALCTGEAGVGKSTGKPLHFKGSSFHRVIKGFMAQGGDFSNGNGTGGESIYGGKFSDENFRLDHDGAGVLSMANCGPNTNGSQFFILFKRQPHLDGKHVVFGKVVEGMAVIKKMELVGTSDGKPTSPVKIIDCGETSQIRAHDAAEREKGKSKKSNKNFSPGDVSDREAKETRKKESNEKRIKRKRRYSSSDSYSSSSDSDSDSESEAYSSSSYESSSSSDGKHRKRKSTTRHKGRRGERKSKGRSGKKKARPDRKPSTNSSSDTESSSSSDDGYRRRLRDGSRSQSPRHRSRSQSPRKRQPISQDLKSRLGPQRSPIRGGRTSPAESLSPSHSPSPPGKRGLVSYAD; encoded by the exons ATgactaaaaagaagaatcctAATGTTTTCTTGGATGTATCAATTGGTGGGGATCCCGTTCAACGGATTGTCATTGAG CTTTTTGCTGATGTTGTCCCCAAGACAGCGGAAAACTTCCGTGCCCTCTGCACAG GTGAGGCGGGCGTTGGAAAGTCCACTGGGAAGCCTCTACATTTCAAAGGATCATCTTTCCATCGGGTTATCAAAGGATTCATGGCTCAG GGTGGTGATTTTTCCAATGGGAATG GCACTGGTGGGGAGAGCATCTATGGTGGGAAGTTTTCAG ATGAGAACTTTAGATTGGACCATGATGGAGCTGGAGTCCTTTCAATGGCAAATTGTGGCCCAAATACCAACGGGTCCCaattttttatactttttaaacGCCAACCACATCTTGATGG GAAGCATGTTGTATTTGGCAAAGTCGTTGAAGGGATGGCagtaatcaagaaaatggaacTTGTGGGGACGAGTGATGGGAAACCTACTAGCCCAGTCAAAATAATAGACTGTGGTGAAACGTCTCAGATAAGAGCACATGATGCTgctgaaagagaaaaag GGAAAtcgaaaaaatcaaacaagaacTTTTCTCCTGGTGACGTATCTGACCGTGAAGCTAAGGAGACACGCAAAAAAGAATCTAACGAGAAAAGgataaaacgaaaaagaagatacTCTTCGTCAGATTCATATAGCTCAAGTTCCGACTCAGATTCAGATTCGGAATCAGAAGCATATTCATCTTCCTCCTATGAGTCTAGTTCTTCCAGTGATGGGAAGCATAGGAAGAGGAAGTCAACAACAAGACACAAAGGCCGACGCGGGGAAAGAAAGAGTAAAGGACGAAGCGGGAAAAAGAAAGCTCGGCCAGATAGAAAACCAAGCACGAATAGTTCAAGTGACACGGAGAGTAGCAGCAGTTCTGATG ATGGGTACCGTAGACGATTGAGAGACGGAAGCAGGAGCCAGAGTCCGAGGCATCGTAGCCGTAGCCAGAGCCCTAGAAAGAGGCAGCCAATTAGCCAAGACCTGAAATCCCGTCTCGGGCCACAGAGATCCCCCATCAGAGGAGGACGCACCTCTCCTGCAGAATCACTCAGCCCTTCTCACTCACCTTCTCCACCAGGAAAGAGAGGTCTGGTTAGCTATGCGGATTGA
- a CDS encoding Cyclophilin-like peptidyl-prolyl cis-trans isomerase family protein (Cyclophilin-like peptidyl-prolyl cis-trans isomerase family protein; FUNCTIONS IN: peptidyl-prolyl cis-trans isomerase activity; INVOLVED IN: protein folding, RNA splicing; LOCATED IN: cellular_component unknown; EXPRESSED IN: 24 plant structures; EXPRESSED DURING: 13 growth stages; CONTAINS InterPro DOMAIN/s: Cyclophilin-like (InterPro:IPR015891), Peptidyl-prolyl cis-trans isomerase, cyclophilin-type (InterPro:IPR002130), Peptidyl-prolyl cis-trans isomerase, cyclophilin-type, conserved site (InterPro:IPR020892); BEST Arabidopsis thaliana protein match is: Cyclophilin-like peptidyl-prolyl cis-trans isomerase family protein (TAIR:AT2G21130.1); Has 55912 Blast hits to 37431 proteins in 3034 species: Archae - 126; Bacteria - 11048; Metazoa - 23197; Fungi - 5408; Plants - 3603; Viruses - 370; Other Eukaryotes - 12160 (source: NCBI BLink).) codes for MTKKKNPNVFLDVSIGGDPVQRIVIELFADVVPKTAENFRALCTGEAGVGKSTGKPLHFKGSSFHRVIKGFMAQGGDFSNGNGTGGESIYGGKFSDENFRLDHDGAGVLSMANCGPNTNGSQFFILFKRQPHLDGKHVVFGKVVEGMAVIKKMELVGTSDGKPTSPVKIIDCGETSQIRAHDAAEREKGKSKKSNKNFSPGDVSDREAKETRKKESNEKRIKRKRRYSSSDSYSSSSDSDSDSESEAYSSSSYESSSSSDGKHRKRKSTTRHKGRRGERKSKGRSGKKKARPDRKPSTNSSSDTESSSSSDDEKVGHKAIKSVKVDNADQHANLDDSVKSRSRSPIRRRNQNSRSKSPSRSPVRVLGNGNRSPSRSPVRDLGNGSRSPREKPTEETVGKSFRSPSPSGVPKRIRKGRGFTERYSFARKYHTPSPERSPPRHWPDRRNFQDRNRDRYPSNRSYSERSPRGRFRSPPRRRSPPRYNRRRRSTSRSPDGYRRRLRDGSRSQSPRHRSRSQSPRKRQPISQDLKSRLGPQRSPIRGGRTSPAESLSPSHSPSPPGKRGLVSYAD; via the exons ATgactaaaaagaagaatcctAATGTTTTCTTGGATGTATCAATTGGTGGGGATCCCGTTCAACGGATTGTCATTGAG CTTTTTGCTGATGTTGTCCCCAAGACAGCGGAAAACTTCCGTGCCCTCTGCACAG GTGAGGCGGGCGTTGGAAAGTCCACTGGGAAGCCTCTACATTTCAAAGGATCATCTTTCCATCGGGTTATCAAAGGATTCATGGCTCAG GGTGGTGATTTTTCCAATGGGAATG GCACTGGTGGGGAGAGCATCTATGGTGGGAAGTTTTCAG ATGAGAACTTTAGATTGGACCATGATGGAGCTGGAGTCCTTTCAATGGCAAATTGTGGCCCAAATACCAACGGGTCCCaattttttatactttttaaacGCCAACCACATCTTGATGG GAAGCATGTTGTATTTGGCAAAGTCGTTGAAGGGATGGCagtaatcaagaaaatggaacTTGTGGGGACGAGTGATGGGAAACCTACTAGCCCAGTCAAAATAATAGACTGTGGTGAAACGTCTCAGATAAGAGCACATGATGCTgctgaaagagaaaaag GGAAAtcgaaaaaatcaaacaagaacTTTTCTCCTGGTGACGTATCTGACCGTGAAGCTAAGGAGACACGCAAAAAAGAATCTAACGAGAAAAGgataaaacgaaaaagaagatacTCTTCGTCAGATTCATATAGCTCAAGTTCCGACTCAGATTCAGATTCGGAATCAGAAGCATATTCATCTTCCTCCTATGAGTCTAGTTCTTCCAGTGATGGGAAGCATAGGAAGAGGAAGTCAACAACAAGACACAAAGGCCGACGCGGGGAAAGAAAGAGTAAAGGACGAAGCGGGAAAAAGAAAGCTCGGCCAGATAGAAAACCAAGCACGAATAGTTCAAGTGACACGGAGAGTAGCAGCAGTTCTGATGATGAGAAAGTGGGCCACAAAGCCATAAAGTCAGTGAAAGTTGATAACGCTGATCAACACGCCAACTTGGATGACTCAGTGAAATCAAG GAGCAGGAGCCCAATTCGTAGGAGAAACCAAAACAGCAGGAGCAAAAGTCCTAGTAGGAGCCCTGTGAGAGTTCTTGGAAATGGAAACAGAAGTCCTAGTAGGAGCCCTGTGAGAGATCTTGGAAATGGAAGCAGAAGTCCTCGTGAGAAGCCAACAGAGGAAACTGTGGGGAAATCTTTCAGAAGCCCATCTCCAAGTGGTGTGCCCAAGCGCATCCGAAAGGGGCGTGGGTTCACCGAACGCTATTCCTTTGCTCGGAAGTACCATACTCCTTCTCCTGAGCGTTCTCCTCCTAGACATTGGCCTGACAGAAGAAACTTTCAGGATAGGAACAGGGATAG GTATCCGAGCAACAGAAGTTACTCTGAGCGCTCACCGAGGGGACGCTTTAGAAGCCCACCCAGAAGAAGGAGCCCTCCAAG GTACAACCGGAGGAGAAGGAGCACTTCTCGGAGTCCAGATGGGTACCGTAGACGATTGAGAGACGGAAGCAGGAGCCAGAGTCCGAGGCATCGTAGCCGTAGCCAGAGCCCTAGAAAGAGGCAGCCAATTAGCCAAGACCTGAAATCCCGTCTCGGGCCACAGAGATCCCCCATCAGAGGAGGACGCACCTCTCCTGCAGAATCACTCAGCCCTTCTCACTCACCTTCTCCACCAGGAAAGAGAGGTCTGGTTAGCTATGCGGATTGA
- the APG1 gene encoding S-adenosyl-L-methionine-dependent methyltransferases superfamily protein (ALBINO OR PALE GREEN MUTANT 1 (APG1); FUNCTIONS IN: S-adenosylmethionine-dependent methyltransferase activity, methyltransferase activity, 2-methyl-6-phytyl-1,4-benzoquinone methyltransferase activity; INVOLVED IN: plastoquinone biosynthetic process, vitamin E biosynthetic process; LOCATED IN: chloroplast, chloroplast inner membrane, chloroplast envelope; EXPRESSED IN: 23 plant structures; EXPRESSED DURING: 15 growth stages; CONTAINS InterPro DOMAIN/s: Methyltransferase type 11 (InterPro:IPR013216); Has 7919 Blast hits to 7917 proteins in 1885 species: Archae - 394; Bacteria - 5939; Metazoa - 115; Fungi - 139; Plants - 226; Viruses - 0; Other Eukaryotes - 1106 (source: NCBI BLink).), giving the protein MASLMLNGAITFPKGLGSPGSNLHARSIPRPTLLSVTRTSTPRLSVATRCSSSSVSSSRPSAQPRFIQHKKEAYWFYRFLSIVYDHVINPGHWTEDMRDDALEPADLSHPDMRVVDVGGGTGFTTLGIVKTVKAKNVTILDQSPHQLAKAKQKEPLKECKIVEGDAEDLPFPTDYADRYVSAGSIEYWPDPQRGIREAYRVLKIGGKACLIGPVYPTFWLSRFFSDVWMLFPKEEEYIEWFKNAGFKDVQLKRIGPKWYRGVRRHGLIMGCSVTGVKPASGDSPLQLGPKEEDVEKPVNNPFSFLGRFLLGTLAAAWFVLIPIYMWIKDQIVPKDQPI; this is encoded by the exons ATGGCCTCTTTGATGCTCAACGGGGCCATTACCTTCCCCAAAGGTTTAGGTTCCCCTGGTTCCAATTTGCATGCCAGATCGATTCCTCGGCCGACCTTACTCTCAGTTACCCGAACCTCCACACCTAGACTCTCGGTGGCTACTAgatgcagcagcagcagcgtGTCGTCTTCCCGGCCATCGGCGCAACCTAGGTTCATTCAGCACAAGAAGGAGGCTTACTGGTTCTACAGGTTCTTATCCATCGTATACGACCATGTCATCAATCCTGGGCATTGGACCGAGGATATGAGAGACGACGCTCTTGAGCCAGCGGATCTCAGCCATCCGGACATGCGAGTGGTCGATGTCGGCGGCGGAACTGGTTTCACTACTCTGGGCATAGTCAAGACAGTGAAGGCCAAGAATGTGACCATTCTGGACCAGTCGCCACATCAGCTGGccaaagcaaagcaaaaggAGCCGTTGAAAGAATGCAAGATCGTCGAGGGAGATGCTGAGGATCTTCCTTTTCCAACCGATTATGCTGACAGATACGTTTCTGCTGGAAG CATTGAGTACTGGCCGGACCCGCAGAGGGGAATAAGGGAAGCGTACAGGGTTCTCAAGATCGGTGGCAAAGCGTGTCTCATCGGCCCTGTCTACCCAACCTTCTGGCTCTCTCGCTTCTTTTCTGATGTCTGGATGCTCTTCCCCAAGGAGGAAGAGTACATTGAGTGGTTCAAGAATGCCGGTTTCAAGGACGTTCAGCTCAAGAGGATTGGCCCCAAGTGGTACCGTGGTGTTCGCAGGCACGGCCTTATCATGGGATGTTCTGTCACTGGTGTTAAACCTGCCTCCGGTGACTCTCCTCTCCAG CTTGGTCCAAAGGAAGAGGACGTAGAGAAGCCTGTCAACAACCCCTTCTCCTTCTTGGGACGCTTCCTCCTGGGAACTCTAGCAGCTGCCTGGTTTGTGTTAATCCCTATCTACATGTGGATCAAGGATCAGATCGTTCCCAAAGACCAACCCATCTGA
- the GG1 gene encoding Ggamma-subunit 1 — protein sequence MEGKSRFESERERLRRQFKLVRTKTRLSLTLSDLRPASERMREETVVYEQEESVSHGGGKHRILAELARVEQEVAFLEKELKEVENTDIVSTVCEELLSVIEKGPDPLLPLTNGPLNLGWDRWFEGPNGGEGCRCLIL from the exons ATGGAAGGGAAAAGTCGATTTGagtcagagagagagagacttcGACGACAATTCAAACTTGTACGGACTAAGACCAGACTCTCTCTGACGTTGTCAGATCTGCGACCTGCTAGCGAGAGGATGCGAGAGGAAACTGTGGTTTACGAGCAGGAGGAGTCTGTTTCTCACGGCGGGGGCAAGCACAGGATCCTTGCAGAGCTTGCCCGCGTTGAACAGGAAGTCGCTTTCTTGGAG AAAGAGTTGAAGGAGGTCGAGAACACAGATATTGTATCAACCGTGTGTGAGGA GCTGCTATCTGTCATCGAGAAAGGACCCGATCCTCTGTTGCCACT AACCAATGGACCTTTGAACTTAGGATGGGACCGGTGGTTTGAAGGACCAAATGGAGGAGAAGGCTGCAGATGCTTAATACTTTGA
- the GG1 gene encoding Ggamma-subunit 1 (Ggamma-subunit 1 (GG1); FUNCTIONS IN: GTP binding; INVOLVED IN: defense response to fungus, incompatible interaction, acropetal auxin transport, seed germination, lateral root development; LOCATED IN: plasma membrane; EXPRESSED IN: 27 plant structures; EXPRESSED DURING: 13 growth stages; BEST Arabidopsis thaliana protein match is: G-protein gamma subunit 2 (TAIR:AT3G22942.1); Has 30201 Blast hits to 17322 proteins in 780 species: Archae - 12; Bacteria - 1396; Metazoa - 17338; Fungi - 3422; Plants - 5037; Viruses - 0; Other Eukaryotes - 2996 (source: NCBI BLink).), translating into MREETVVYEQEESVSHGGGKHRILAELARVEQEVAFLEKELKEVENTDIVSTVCEELLSVIEKGPDPLLPLTNGPLNLGWDRWFEGPNGGEGCRCLIL; encoded by the exons ATGCGAGAGGAAACTGTGGTTTACGAGCAGGAGGAGTCTGTTTCTCACGGCGGGGGCAAGCACAGGATCCTTGCAGAGCTTGCCCGCGTTGAACAGGAAGTCGCTTTCTTGGAG AAAGAGTTGAAGGAGGTCGAGAACACAGATATTGTATCAACCGTGTGTGAGGA GCTGCTATCTGTCATCGAGAAAGGACCCGATCCTCTGTTGCCACT AACCAATGGACCTTTGAACTTAGGATGGGACCGGTGGTTTGAAGGACCAAATGGAGGAGAAGGCTGCAGATGCTTAATACTTTGA